From the genome of Spodoptera frugiperda isolate SF20-4 chromosome 23, AGI-APGP_CSIRO_Sfru_2.0, whole genome shotgun sequence, one region includes:
- the LOC118266927 gene encoding lys-63-specific deubiquitinase BRCC36: MLNNVLLSSDVALVCVQHALSTEKEEIMGLLIGEVHNKGTMVSIVSSVILRRLDKKPDRVEISEEQLVQATLRAEELAAEVNRPLRVVGWYHSHPHITVWPSHVDLATQSMYQRMDSSFVGLIFAVFLSDQTTKAPSIQITCFQSINEGSTQSRKEIKLEIINNNDPLLSNNFETLTQLPAILKEEEDEAFGSKADPNDIDDIINRQHNAAVRTIAIGHIVDKMSRPMLEGLVARNTLNMVRLKALKRQHQEMMSKLENMSCNV, encoded by the exons atgttgaataacGTATTACTTTCTTCGGACGTCGCGCTAGTTTGTGTTCAACATGCGTTGTCCAcagaaaaagaagaaattatGGGTCTTCTTATCGGGGAG GTACACAACAAAGGTACCATGGTTTCTATAGTATCTTCTGTGATATTACGACGTTTGGATAAAAAGCCCGATCGCGTTGAAATATCTGAAGAACAGTTAGTGCAAGCTACTCTGCGTGCTGAAGAATTAGCAGCTGAAGTCAATCGGCCTCTAAGGGTAGTAGGATGGTACCATTCCCACCCTCATATCACAGTATGGCCTTCACACGTTG ATCTTGCTACACAGTCTATGTATCAGAGAATGGACAGCAGCTTTGTTGGACTCATATTTGCAGTATTTCTCTCAGATCAGACAACAAAGGCCCCTTCG atTCAAATAACCTGTTTCCAATCTATAAATGAAGGTTCAACTCAGAGTAGAAAAGAAATCAaattggaaataataaataataatgacccTTTATTGTCAAACAATTTTGAG ACATTGACACAACTGCCAGCAATACTAAAAGAGGAGGAAGATGAAGCTTTTGGTAGTAAAGCAGATCCAAATGATATTGATGATATAATAAACAGACAACATAATGCAGCTGTCAGAACTATAGCAATTGGACACATAGTTGATAAG aTGTCCAGACCCATGTTGGAAGGTCTTGTGGCAAGAAATACTCTGAATATGGTACGCTTGAAAGCACTAAAAAGGCAACACCAAGAAATGATGTCTAAGCTAGAGAATATGTCTTGTAAtgtttaa